Proteins encoded together in one Lathamus discolor isolate bLatDis1 chromosome 3, bLatDis1.hap1, whole genome shotgun sequence window:
- the EPHA4 gene encoding ephrin type-A receptor 4 isoform X6, producing the protein MAGVPFCALLPLLVGVCGAVTGSRVYPANEVTLLDSRSVQGELGWIASPLEGGWEEVSIMDEKNTPIRTYQVCNVMEPSQNNWLRTDWIPREGAQRVYIEIKFTLRDCNSLPGVMGTCKETFNLYYYESNNDKERFIRESQFAKIDTIAADESFTQVDIGDRIMKLNTEIRDVGPLSKKGFYLAFQDVGACIALVSVRVFYKKCPLTVRNLAQFPDTITGADTSSLVEVRGSCVNNSEEKDVPKMYCGADGEWLVPIGNCLCNAGYEESNGECQGCTGTVTVQSWSF; encoded by the exons ATGGCCGGGGTCCCGTTCTGCGCCCTCCTCCCGCTCCTCGTCGGCGTCTGCGGCGCCGTCACCGGCTCCCGGGTCTATCCCGCCAACGAAG TTACCTTGCTGGATTCCAGATCAGTTCAGGGAGAACTGGGGTGGATAGCAAGTCCCCTGGAAGGAGGG TGGGAGGAAGTGAGCATTATGGATGAGAAGAACACTCCGATCCGCACCTATCAAGTCTGCAATGTGATGGAGCCCAGTCAGAATAATTGGTTACGAACTGATTGGATTCCCCGTGAGGGGGCTCAAAGGGTATACATTGAAATCAAGTTCACGCTAAGAGACTGCAACAGCCTGCCAGGTGTCATGGGAACTTGCAAAGAGACATTCAACCTCTATTACTATGAATCAAACAATGATAAGGAGCGTTTCATTCGAGAGAGCCAGTTTGCCAAGATCGACACCATAGCTGCTGATGAGAGCTTCACCCAAGTGGACATTGGTGACAGGATCATGAAGCTGAATACAGAGATAAGGGATGTCGGACCACTCAGCAAGAAAGGGTTTTACTTGGCTTTTCAGGACGTTGGTGCCTGCATCGCTTTGGTGTCTGTTCGTGTCTTCTATAAGAAGTGTCCATTGACAGTTCGAAACCTTGCGCAGTTTCCAGACACCATTACTGGAGCTGATACATCCTCTCTGGTGGAGGTTCGTGGCTCCTGTGTCAACAACTCGGAAGAGAAGGATGTGCCAAAAATGTACTGTGGGGCAGATGGCGAATGGCTGGTGCCCATTGGCAACTGTCTGTGCAATGCTGGCTATGAAGAAAGTAACGGTGAATGCCAAG GTTGCACTGGAACAGTGACTGTGCAGAGCTGGTCCTTTTAA
- the EPHA4 gene encoding ephrin type-A receptor 4 isoform X3, with protein MAGVPFCALLPLLVGVCGAVTGSRVYPANEVTLLDSRSVQGELGWIASPLEGGWEEVSIMDEKNTPIRTYQVCNVMEPSQNNWLRTDWIPREGAQRVYIEIKFTLRDCNSLPGVMGTCKETFNLYYYESNNDKERFIRESQFAKIDTIAADESFTQVDIGDRIMKLNTEIRDVGPLSKKGFYLAFQDVGACIALVSVRVFYKKCPLTVRNLAQFPDTITGADTSSLVEVRGSCVNNSEEKDVPKMYCGADGEWLVPIGNCLCNAGYEESNGECQGFVLLFSSLGPLEVKLQLLSNSPFMYPLEKGWDCFLLNS; from the exons ATGGCCGGGGTCCCGTTCTGCGCCCTCCTCCCGCTCCTCGTCGGCGTCTGCGGCGCCGTCACCGGCTCCCGGGTCTATCCCGCCAACGAAG TTACCTTGCTGGATTCCAGATCAGTTCAGGGAGAACTGGGGTGGATAGCAAGTCCCCTGGAAGGAGGG TGGGAGGAAGTGAGCATTATGGATGAGAAGAACACTCCGATCCGCACCTATCAAGTCTGCAATGTGATGGAGCCCAGTCAGAATAATTGGTTACGAACTGATTGGATTCCCCGTGAGGGGGCTCAAAGGGTATACATTGAAATCAAGTTCACGCTAAGAGACTGCAACAGCCTGCCAGGTGTCATGGGAACTTGCAAAGAGACATTCAACCTCTATTACTATGAATCAAACAATGATAAGGAGCGTTTCATTCGAGAGAGCCAGTTTGCCAAGATCGACACCATAGCTGCTGATGAGAGCTTCACCCAAGTGGACATTGGTGACAGGATCATGAAGCTGAATACAGAGATAAGGGATGTCGGACCACTCAGCAAGAAAGGGTTTTACTTGGCTTTTCAGGACGTTGGTGCCTGCATCGCTTTGGTGTCTGTTCGTGTCTTCTATAAGAAGTGTCCATTGACAGTTCGAAACCTTGCGCAGTTTCCAGACACCATTACTGGAGCTGATACATCCTCTCTGGTGGAGGTTCGTGGCTCCTGTGTCAACAACTCGGAAGAGAAGGATGTGCCAAAAATGTACTGTGGGGCAGATGGCGAATGGCTGGTGCCCATTGGCAACTGTCTGTGCAATGCTGGCTATGAAGAAAGTAACGGTGAATGCCAAG GCTTTGTattgcttttctcctccctggGCCCCTTGGAAGTCAAGCTACAGTTGTTGAGCAATTCTCCCTTCATGtatcccttggagaaaggctgGGATTGCTTCCTTCTGAATTCCTGA
- the EPHA4 gene encoding ephrin type-A receptor 4 isoform X5 — translation MAGVPFCALLPLLVGVCGAVTGSRVYPANEVTLLDSRSVQGELGWIASPLEGGWEEVSIMDEKNTPIRTYQVCNVMEPSQNNWLRTDWIPREGAQRVYIEIKFTLRDCNSLPGVMGTCKETFNLYYYESNNDKERFIRESQFAKIDTIAADESFTQVDIGDRIMKLNTEIRDVGPLSKKGFYLAFQDVGACIALVSVRVFYKKCPLTVRNLAQFPDTITGADTSSLVEVRGSCVNNSEEKDVPKMYCGADGEWLVPIGNCLCNAGYEESNGECQGGKKMHRLNMLRFKRS, via the exons ATGGCCGGGGTCCCGTTCTGCGCCCTCCTCCCGCTCCTCGTCGGCGTCTGCGGCGCCGTCACCGGCTCCCGGGTCTATCCCGCCAACGAAG TTACCTTGCTGGATTCCAGATCAGTTCAGGGAGAACTGGGGTGGATAGCAAGTCCCCTGGAAGGAGGG TGGGAGGAAGTGAGCATTATGGATGAGAAGAACACTCCGATCCGCACCTATCAAGTCTGCAATGTGATGGAGCCCAGTCAGAATAATTGGTTACGAACTGATTGGATTCCCCGTGAGGGGGCTCAAAGGGTATACATTGAAATCAAGTTCACGCTAAGAGACTGCAACAGCCTGCCAGGTGTCATGGGAACTTGCAAAGAGACATTCAACCTCTATTACTATGAATCAAACAATGATAAGGAGCGTTTCATTCGAGAGAGCCAGTTTGCCAAGATCGACACCATAGCTGCTGATGAGAGCTTCACCCAAGTGGACATTGGTGACAGGATCATGAAGCTGAATACAGAGATAAGGGATGTCGGACCACTCAGCAAGAAAGGGTTTTACTTGGCTTTTCAGGACGTTGGTGCCTGCATCGCTTTGGTGTCTGTTCGTGTCTTCTATAAGAAGTGTCCATTGACAGTTCGAAACCTTGCGCAGTTTCCAGACACCATTACTGGAGCTGATACATCCTCTCTGGTGGAGGTTCGTGGCTCCTGTGTCAACAACTCGGAAGAGAAGGATGTGCCAAAAATGTACTGTGGGGCAGATGGCGAATGGCTGGTGCCCATTGGCAACTGTCTGTGCAATGCTGGCTATGAAGAAAGTAACGGTGAATGCCAAG ggggaaaaaaaatgcacagacTCAACATGTTACGTTTTAAAAGGAGCTGA
- the EPHA4 gene encoding ephrin type-A receptor 4 isoform X7: protein MAGVPFCALLPLLVGVCGAVTGSRVYPANEVTLLDSRSVQGELGWIASPLEGGWEEVSIMDEKNTPIRTYQVCNVMEPSQNNWLRTDWIPREGAQRVYIEIKFTLRDCNSLPGVMGTCKETFNLYYYESNNDKERFIRESQFAKIDTIAADESFTQVDIGDRIMKLNTEIRDVGPLSKKGFYLAFQDVGACIALVSVRVFYKKCPLTVRNLAQFPDTITGADTSSLVEVRGSCVNNSEEKDVPKMYCGADGEWLVPIGNCLCNAGYEESNGECQGEYKCGILSIPN, encoded by the exons ATGGCCGGGGTCCCGTTCTGCGCCCTCCTCCCGCTCCTCGTCGGCGTCTGCGGCGCCGTCACCGGCTCCCGGGTCTATCCCGCCAACGAAG TTACCTTGCTGGATTCCAGATCAGTTCAGGGAGAACTGGGGTGGATAGCAAGTCCCCTGGAAGGAGGG TGGGAGGAAGTGAGCATTATGGATGAGAAGAACACTCCGATCCGCACCTATCAAGTCTGCAATGTGATGGAGCCCAGTCAGAATAATTGGTTACGAACTGATTGGATTCCCCGTGAGGGGGCTCAAAGGGTATACATTGAAATCAAGTTCACGCTAAGAGACTGCAACAGCCTGCCAGGTGTCATGGGAACTTGCAAAGAGACATTCAACCTCTATTACTATGAATCAAACAATGATAAGGAGCGTTTCATTCGAGAGAGCCAGTTTGCCAAGATCGACACCATAGCTGCTGATGAGAGCTTCACCCAAGTGGACATTGGTGACAGGATCATGAAGCTGAATACAGAGATAAGGGATGTCGGACCACTCAGCAAGAAAGGGTTTTACTTGGCTTTTCAGGACGTTGGTGCCTGCATCGCTTTGGTGTCTGTTCGTGTCTTCTATAAGAAGTGTCCATTGACAGTTCGAAACCTTGCGCAGTTTCCAGACACCATTACTGGAGCTGATACATCCTCTCTGGTGGAGGTTCGTGGCTCCTGTGTCAACAACTCGGAAGAGAAGGATGTGCCAAAAATGTACTGTGGGGCAGATGGCGAATGGCTGGTGCCCATTGGCAACTGTCTGTGCAATGCTGGCTATGAAGAAAGTAACGGTGAATGCCAAG GAGAGTATAAATGCGGAATATTGTCCATCCCCAACTAG
- the EPHA4 gene encoding ephrin type-A receptor 4 isoform X4, which translates to MAGVPFCALLPLLVGVCGAVTGSRVYPANEVTLLDSRSVQGELGWIASPLEGGWEEVSIMDEKNTPIRTYQVCNVMEPSQNNWLRTDWIPREGAQRVYIEIKFTLRDCNSLPGVMGTCKETFNLYYYESNNDKERFIRESQFAKIDTIAADESFTQVDIGDRIMKLNTEIRDVGPLSKKGFYLAFQDVGACIALVSVRVFYKKCPLTVRNLAQFPDTITGADTSSLVEVRGSCVNNSEEKDVPKMYCGADGEWLVPIGNCLCNAGYEESNGECQGGKPELSRQLILCVMTSAFTSWLDEGYYLSNNILH; encoded by the exons ATGGCCGGGGTCCCGTTCTGCGCCCTCCTCCCGCTCCTCGTCGGCGTCTGCGGCGCCGTCACCGGCTCCCGGGTCTATCCCGCCAACGAAG TTACCTTGCTGGATTCCAGATCAGTTCAGGGAGAACTGGGGTGGATAGCAAGTCCCCTGGAAGGAGGG TGGGAGGAAGTGAGCATTATGGATGAGAAGAACACTCCGATCCGCACCTATCAAGTCTGCAATGTGATGGAGCCCAGTCAGAATAATTGGTTACGAACTGATTGGATTCCCCGTGAGGGGGCTCAAAGGGTATACATTGAAATCAAGTTCACGCTAAGAGACTGCAACAGCCTGCCAGGTGTCATGGGAACTTGCAAAGAGACATTCAACCTCTATTACTATGAATCAAACAATGATAAGGAGCGTTTCATTCGAGAGAGCCAGTTTGCCAAGATCGACACCATAGCTGCTGATGAGAGCTTCACCCAAGTGGACATTGGTGACAGGATCATGAAGCTGAATACAGAGATAAGGGATGTCGGACCACTCAGCAAGAAAGGGTTTTACTTGGCTTTTCAGGACGTTGGTGCCTGCATCGCTTTGGTGTCTGTTCGTGTCTTCTATAAGAAGTGTCCATTGACAGTTCGAAACCTTGCGCAGTTTCCAGACACCATTACTGGAGCTGATACATCCTCTCTGGTGGAGGTTCGTGGCTCCTGTGTCAACAACTCGGAAGAGAAGGATGTGCCAAAAATGTACTGTGGGGCAGATGGCGAATGGCTGGTGCCCATTGGCAACTGTCTGTGCAATGCTGGCTATGAAGAAAGTAACGGTGAATGCCAAG gggGCAAACCAGAACTTTCCAGACAACTCATCTTGTGTGTGATGACTTCAGCATTTACATCCTGGCTGGATGAGGGTTATTATCTGTCTAATAATATACTCCACTGA
- the EPHA4 gene encoding ephrin type-A receptor 4 isoform X8 translates to MAGVPFCALLPLLVGVCGAVTGSRVYPANEVTLLDSRSVQGELGWIASPLEGGWEEVSIMDEKNTPIRTYQVCNVMEPSQNNWLRTDWIPREGAQRVYIEIKFTLRDCNSLPGVMGTCKETFNLYYYESNNDKERFIRESQFAKIDTIAADESFTQVDIGDRIMKLNTEIRDVGPLSKKGFYLAFQDVGACIALVSVRVFYKKCPLTVRNLAQFPDTITGADTSSLVEVRGSCVNNSEEKDVPKMYCGADGEWLVPIGNCLCNAGYEESNGECQG, encoded by the exons ATGGCCGGGGTCCCGTTCTGCGCCCTCCTCCCGCTCCTCGTCGGCGTCTGCGGCGCCGTCACCGGCTCCCGGGTCTATCCCGCCAACGAAG TTACCTTGCTGGATTCCAGATCAGTTCAGGGAGAACTGGGGTGGATAGCAAGTCCCCTGGAAGGAGGG TGGGAGGAAGTGAGCATTATGGATGAGAAGAACACTCCGATCCGCACCTATCAAGTCTGCAATGTGATGGAGCCCAGTCAGAATAATTGGTTACGAACTGATTGGATTCCCCGTGAGGGGGCTCAAAGGGTATACATTGAAATCAAGTTCACGCTAAGAGACTGCAACAGCCTGCCAGGTGTCATGGGAACTTGCAAAGAGACATTCAACCTCTATTACTATGAATCAAACAATGATAAGGAGCGTTTCATTCGAGAGAGCCAGTTTGCCAAGATCGACACCATAGCTGCTGATGAGAGCTTCACCCAAGTGGACATTGGTGACAGGATCATGAAGCTGAATACAGAGATAAGGGATGTCGGACCACTCAGCAAGAAAGGGTTTTACTTGGCTTTTCAGGACGTTGGTGCCTGCATCGCTTTGGTGTCTGTTCGTGTCTTCTATAAGAAGTGTCCATTGACAGTTCGAAACCTTGCGCAGTTTCCAGACACCATTACTGGAGCTGATACATCCTCTCTGGTGGAGGTTCGTGGCTCCTGTGTCAACAACTCGGAAGAGAAGGATGTGCCAAAAATGTACTGTGGGGCAGATGGCGAATGGCTGGTGCCCATTGGCAACTGTCTGTGCAATGCTGGCTATGAAGAAAGTAACGGTGAATGCCAAG gttga